One Pieris napi chromosome 13, ilPieNapi1.2, whole genome shotgun sequence genomic window carries:
- the LOC125055294 gene encoding tau-tubulin kinase homolog Asator isoform X2 has product MSLVAPRRVQWDWTNSIPWEQAGCDREPYADVARHISHQSKSSSSSADTASQGSGSAEQPKPRKYEPPKQERRAEVCPARVQPNPLLRSRTLPNFGGKCSREVSRCDTSRRAHHITMATEDLLQPGHVVKERWKVMKKIGGGGFGEIYEGLDLVTQEQVALKVESARQAKQVLKMEVAVLKKLQGKEHVCRFIGCGRNARFNYVVMQLQGRNLAELRRAQPRGAFSLSTTLRLGLQILKAIDSIHSVGFLHRDIKPSNFSIGRHPSNCRRVYMLDFGLARQYTTSTGAVRPPRAAAGFRGTVRYASINAHKNKEMGRHDDLWSLFYMLVEFVNGQLPWRKIKDKEQVGLMKEKYDHRLLLKHLPSELRQFLEHVQSLEYADAPDYGMLAALLERCCKRRGIKDTDPYDWEKDSVPARARVPLQAAPELPLQPDVPDRTSRRREPDATTAAGTDTQSNLRTSPRHAHAHLNGYSATVEKAEREKEKEPEPKTTPAPSPDRHVKETSTSALASSTPGRPERQSVPPCKPRPNATGAPTLARLRVVTAPPTCVQELAQASPSITGETSSPRLGADVDSVHSDTHFKRGRRGGRPTRAEQSVTQCAVMEDENASQAVTRGAALTLVSLWKSQFDDSSETTDNDWKHEHAQSPEHRQRASAVSSSSKEPRTQPPLTHTSQHHTHTQPTLPSQPTQINVVVPGIKEPVEPSPGPQVEKEKPERAEKTESAKKGRSRCCLHSAGVENFPKVVPLLPRSWSLPAIGSHVRDIRPPLLQQASFDDGTGAALRYRLDVMRGVAARLEPHEPSPRRIVRRGSLPVSSAFPVLESDASTDGRSFRLKCVDRLQSVSNSGGGEAPASAPREATVSSRLEIRVRRDDDASPLHSAVRIQSVVVGANEEASVYYDATDRHRDKRSSTRSAEKSRSGTERPRPDLPDRSGSVRRDASGAGDGSSLRDRSAGSGSRIPVAAGAHRLAKCASWSGDRDPPPPTVDDLTPALRRRRQNSDKYAMDPARELNLRFARPRHRPFAQPPAKAESSRSGSSSSGSPPPAGSSPAPPPPAPPPTAPTHNAARARRFRPLSIAP; this is encoded by the exons ggAGCAGGCTGGGTGTGATCGTGAGCCGTACGCTGACGTCGCGCGGCACATCTCTCATCAATCAA AATCCTCGTCTTCGTCGGCCGACACAGCCTCACAAGGTTCCGGATCAGCAGAGCAGCCTAAACCACGCAAATATGAGCCGCCG aaacaggAGCGTCGCGCGGAGGTCTGTCCGGCGCGAGTGCAGCCCAACCCGCTGTTGAG ATCGCGGACCCTTCCCAACTTCGGCGGCAAGTGCTCCCGCGAAGTTTCCCGTTGTGACACGTCCCGTCGCGCGCATCACATCACCATGGCGACCGAAGACCTGCTGCAGCCGGGACACGTCGTCAAGGAGAGGTGGAAG GTGATGAAGAAGATAGGCGGCGGCGGCTTCGGCGAGATCTACGAGGGTCTGGACCTGGTGACGCAGGAGCAGGTGGCCCTGAAGGTGGAGTCGGCCAGGCAAGCCAAGCAGGTGCTCAAGATGGAGGTGGCCGTTCTCAAGAAGTTGCAGG GCAAAGAGCACGTGTGCCGCTTCATCGGCTGCGGAAGGAACGCTCGCTTCAACTACGTGGTGATGCAGCTGCAGGGTCGCAACTTGGCCGAACTGAGGCGGGCCCAGCCCAGGGGAGCCTTCTCCCTGTCCACGACCCTCAGGCTCGGCCTCCAAATACTCAAGGCGATAGACTCAATCCATTCGGTGGGCTTCTTGCATCGGGACATCAAGCCG AGCAACTTCAGCATCGGGCGGCACCCGTCCAACTGCCGGCGCGTGTACATGCTGGACTTCGGGTTGGCGCGCCAGTACACCACCAGCACGGGGGCCGTCAGACCTCCCAGGGCCGCGGCCGGATTCAGAG GCACGGTCCGGTACGCCTCCATAAACGCCCACAAGAACAAGGAGATGGGCAGACACGACGACCTCTGGTCGCTCTTCTACATGCTGGTCGAGTTCGTCAACGGCCAACTTCCCTGGAGGAAGATCAAGGACAAGGAACAG GTCGGTCTCATGAAGGAGAAGTACGACCACCGCCTTCTGCTGAAGCATCTTCCGTCAGAACTGCGCCAGTTCCTGGAACACGTGCAGAGTCTGGAGTACGCAGACGCCCCGGATTACGGGATGCTGGCTGCTCTCTTGGAGAGATGTTGCAAGAGACGCGGCATTAAGGATACCGATCCCTATGATTGGGAGAAAGAC AGTGTTCCCGCTCGCGCTCGAGTCCCTCTCCAGGCCGCTCCAGAATTACCGCTGCAGCCTGACGTACCGGACAGG ACGTCTCGTCGACGCGAGCCTGATGCGACGACGGCGGCGGGAACCGACACTCAAAGCAACCTGAGGACGTCGCCGAGACATGCGCACGCGCATCTCAACGGATAT TCCGCCACCGTGGAGAAAGCGGAGAGGGAGAAAGAGAAGGAGCCCGAGCCGAAGACCACTCCGGCGCCTTCCCCCGACAGGCACGTCAAG GAGACCTCGACCTCGGCCCTGGCCAGCAGCACGCCCGGCCGCCCCGAGAGGCAGAGCGTGCCGCCCTGCAAGCCTCGGCCCAACGCCACGG GTGCTCCGACCTTGGCCCGCCTGCGTGTCGTCACGGCTCCGCCCACCTGCGTCCAAGAGTTGGCTCAAGCCTCGCCTTCGATCACCG GCGAGACGAGCAGCCCGCGGCTGGGCGCGGACGTGGACAGCGTCCACTCGGACACGCACTTCAAGCGAG GTCGTCGCGGCGGACGTCCGACTCGCGCCGAGCAGAGCGTGACGCAGTGCGCCGTGATGGAGGACGAGAACGCGTCGCAGGCCGTCACGCGAGGGGCGGCGCTCACGCTCGTCTCGCTCTGGAAGTCGCAGTTCGACGACTCCTCGGAGACCACCGACAACGACTGGAAGCACGAGCACGCGCAG TCCCCGGAGCACCGTCAACGAGCTTCGGCGGTGTCCTCCTCGAGCAAGGAGCCTCGCACCCAACCGCCGCTGACCCACACTTCGCAGCACCACACCCACACGCAGCCCACTCTGCCTTCGCAGCCCACGCAGATCAACGTGGTCGTGCCCGGCATCAAGGAGCCCGTCGAGCCGTCTCCCGGACCGCAG GTTGAGAAGGAAAAGCCGGAGAGGGCGGAGAAGACGGAGAGCGCGAAGAAGGGGCGAAGTCGGTGCTGCCTGCACAGCGCGGGGGTGGAGAATTTCCCCAAGGTCGTCCCGCTCCTGCCCCGCAGCTGGTCCTTGCCCGCTATCG GCTCGCACGTCCGCGACATCCGGCCTCCTCTGCTCCAGCAGGCGTCCTTCGACGACGGCACCGGCGCGGCCCTGCGGTACCGGCTCGACGTCATGCGGGGCGTCGCCGCGAGGCTGGAGCCCCACGAGCCTTCGCCACGGCGGATCGTCCGCCGCGGGAGTTTGCCGGTCAGCTCGGCGTTTCCAGTCTTAGAGTCGGACGCGTCGACGGACGGTCGGAGCTTCCGTTTGAAATGCGTCGATCGATTGCAGAGCGTGTCGAATTCGGGCGGCGGCGAGGCCCCGGCGTCGGCGCCCCGAGAGGCCACCGTCTCCAGCCGCCTCGAGATCAGGGTCCGCCGCGACGACGACGCCTCGCCCCTGCACTCCG CGGTGCGCATCCAGTCGGTGGTGGTCGGAGCCAACGAGGAGGCCTCCGTGTACTACGACGCCACGGACAGGCATCGCGACAAACGGTCTTCCACTCGCAGCGCGGAGAAGAGCCGCAGCGGAACGGAGAGGCCGCGACCGGATCTGCCCGACAg AAGCGGTTCCGTGCGTCGCGACGCGAGCGGCGCAGGCGACGGATCCAGTCTCAGAGAC CGATCGGCGGGCAGCGGCTCTCGTATTCCGGTGGCCGCCGGCGCTCACCGGTTGGCCAAGTGCGCTTCTTGGAGCGGAGATCGAGATCCGCCTCCGCCCACCGTCGACGATCTCACGCCCG CGTTGCGCCGGCGCAGACAGAACTCCGATAAGTATGCGATGGATCCCGCCCGGGAACTGAACCTGCGATTCGCGAGACCGAGACATCGACCCTTCGCGCAGCCGCCCGCCAA GGCGGAGTCCAGCCGGTCGGGCTCGTCATCGTCGGGCTCCCCCCCTCCCGCGGGGAGCTCCCCGGCGCCCCCGCCCCCCGCGCCTCCCCCCACCGCACCGACCCACAACGCCGCCAGGGCCAGGCGATTCCGGCCGCTCTCCATCGCGCCCTAG
- the LOC125055299 gene encoding GILT-like protein 1: MRTTYCVIFFSLLAAAASRVQTVDGRLKVQIGGTAGCPHVARYIRESVAPVYGKYGRFLDIEFVSWGKTRRVEGRLECQFGARDCWANRLHRCALDFLKSNQTATVSYLNCEFTEPRPGYTGSYHCAVQAGLRLVDVDNCMATSKGDALELPAEAAAAEPIATFNSIPYTVINGVVDRTVTVQSSRRLESVVCFALADDPSTGVVACKI, encoded by the exons ATGCGCACGACATATTGTGTAATTTTCTTCTCTTTGCTAGCCGCGGCCGCTAGTCGAGTCCAGACGGTAGACGGGCGGCTGAAGGTGCAAATAGGCGGGACCGCGGGCTGTCCCCACGTCGCGAGATATATCAGGGAGAGTGTCGCCCCCGTGTATGGCAAGTATGGAAGGTTCTTGGATATCGAATTCGTCTCTTGGGGCAAGACTCGCAG GGTCGAGGGTAGACTGGAATGCCAATTCGGAGCGAGAGACTGCTGGGCCAATCGCCTGCACCGATGTGCTCTCGATTTCTTAAAATCCAATCAGACGGCGACGGTGTCGTACTTGAATTGCGAATTCACTGAACCCCGGCCAGGGTATACCGGCAGTTACCACTGCGCCGTGCAGGCAGGATTGAGGCTGGTAGATGTCGACAATTGTATGGCTACTTCGAAAG GTGACGCACTGGAATTACCCGCGGAAGCCGCCGCGGCCGAGCCGATCGCGACTTTCAATTCGATTCCCTACACGGTGATCAACGGTGTCGTCGACAGGACTGTCACCGTGCAAAGCTCGCGGCGCCTGGAGAGCGTCGTTTGTTTCGCACTCGCCGACGATCCCAGCACTGGGGTCGTCGCgtgcaaaatataa
- the LOC125055294 gene encoding tau-tubulin kinase homolog Asator isoform X1: MSLVAPRRVQWDWTNSIPWEQAGCDREPYADVARHISHQSKSSSSSADTASQGSGSAEQPKPRKYEPPKQERRAEVCPARVQPNPLLRSRTLPNFGGKCSREVSRCDTSRRAHHITMATEDLLQPGHVVKERWKVMKKIGGGGFGEIYEGLDLVTQEQVALKVESARQAKQVLKMEVAVLKKLQGKEHVCRFIGCGRNARFNYVVMQLQGRNLAELRRAQPRGAFSLSTTLRLGLQILKAIDSIHSVGFLHRDIKPSNFSIGRHPSNCRRVYMLDFGLARQYTTSTGAVRPPRAAAGFRGTVRYASINAHKNKEMGRHDDLWSLFYMLVEFVNGQLPWRKIKDKEQVGLMKEKYDHRLLLKHLPSELRQFLEHVQSLEYADAPDYGMLAALLERCCKRRGIKDTDPYDWEKDSVPARARVPLQAAPELPLQPDVPDRTSRRREPDATTAAGTDTQSNLRTSPRHAHAHLNGYSATVEKAEREKEKEPEPKTTPAPSPDRHVKETSTSALASSTPGRPERQSVPPCKPRPNATGAPTLARLRVVTAPPTCVQELAQASPSITGNSLGRVSGVRLSRETSSPRLGADVDSVHSDTHFKRGRRGGRPTRAEQSVTQCAVMEDENASQAVTRGAALTLVSLWKSQFDDSSETTDNDWKHEHAQSPEHRQRASAVSSSSKEPRTQPPLTHTSQHHTHTQPTLPSQPTQINVVVPGIKEPVEPSPGPQVEKEKPERAEKTESAKKGRSRCCLHSAGVENFPKVVPLLPRSWSLPAIGSHVRDIRPPLLQQASFDDGTGAALRYRLDVMRGVAARLEPHEPSPRRIVRRGSLPVSSAFPVLESDASTDGRSFRLKCVDRLQSVSNSGGGEAPASAPREATVSSRLEIRVRRDDDASPLHSAVRIQSVVVGANEEASVYYDATDRHRDKRSSTRSAEKSRSGTERPRPDLPDRSGSVRRDASGAGDGSSLRDRSAGSGSRIPVAAGAHRLAKCASWSGDRDPPPPTVDDLTPALRRRRQNSDKYAMDPARELNLRFARPRHRPFAQPPAKAESSRSGSSSSGSPPPAGSSPAPPPPAPPPTAPTHNAARARRFRPLSIAP; this comes from the exons ggAGCAGGCTGGGTGTGATCGTGAGCCGTACGCTGACGTCGCGCGGCACATCTCTCATCAATCAA AATCCTCGTCTTCGTCGGCCGACACAGCCTCACAAGGTTCCGGATCAGCAGAGCAGCCTAAACCACGCAAATATGAGCCGCCG aaacaggAGCGTCGCGCGGAGGTCTGTCCGGCGCGAGTGCAGCCCAACCCGCTGTTGAG ATCGCGGACCCTTCCCAACTTCGGCGGCAAGTGCTCCCGCGAAGTTTCCCGTTGTGACACGTCCCGTCGCGCGCATCACATCACCATGGCGACCGAAGACCTGCTGCAGCCGGGACACGTCGTCAAGGAGAGGTGGAAG GTGATGAAGAAGATAGGCGGCGGCGGCTTCGGCGAGATCTACGAGGGTCTGGACCTGGTGACGCAGGAGCAGGTGGCCCTGAAGGTGGAGTCGGCCAGGCAAGCCAAGCAGGTGCTCAAGATGGAGGTGGCCGTTCTCAAGAAGTTGCAGG GCAAAGAGCACGTGTGCCGCTTCATCGGCTGCGGAAGGAACGCTCGCTTCAACTACGTGGTGATGCAGCTGCAGGGTCGCAACTTGGCCGAACTGAGGCGGGCCCAGCCCAGGGGAGCCTTCTCCCTGTCCACGACCCTCAGGCTCGGCCTCCAAATACTCAAGGCGATAGACTCAATCCATTCGGTGGGCTTCTTGCATCGGGACATCAAGCCG AGCAACTTCAGCATCGGGCGGCACCCGTCCAACTGCCGGCGCGTGTACATGCTGGACTTCGGGTTGGCGCGCCAGTACACCACCAGCACGGGGGCCGTCAGACCTCCCAGGGCCGCGGCCGGATTCAGAG GCACGGTCCGGTACGCCTCCATAAACGCCCACAAGAACAAGGAGATGGGCAGACACGACGACCTCTGGTCGCTCTTCTACATGCTGGTCGAGTTCGTCAACGGCCAACTTCCCTGGAGGAAGATCAAGGACAAGGAACAG GTCGGTCTCATGAAGGAGAAGTACGACCACCGCCTTCTGCTGAAGCATCTTCCGTCAGAACTGCGCCAGTTCCTGGAACACGTGCAGAGTCTGGAGTACGCAGACGCCCCGGATTACGGGATGCTGGCTGCTCTCTTGGAGAGATGTTGCAAGAGACGCGGCATTAAGGATACCGATCCCTATGATTGGGAGAAAGAC AGTGTTCCCGCTCGCGCTCGAGTCCCTCTCCAGGCCGCTCCAGAATTACCGCTGCAGCCTGACGTACCGGACAGG ACGTCTCGTCGACGCGAGCCTGATGCGACGACGGCGGCGGGAACCGACACTCAAAGCAACCTGAGGACGTCGCCGAGACATGCGCACGCGCATCTCAACGGATAT TCCGCCACCGTGGAGAAAGCGGAGAGGGAGAAAGAGAAGGAGCCCGAGCCGAAGACCACTCCGGCGCCTTCCCCCGACAGGCACGTCAAG GAGACCTCGACCTCGGCCCTGGCCAGCAGCACGCCCGGCCGCCCCGAGAGGCAGAGCGTGCCGCCCTGCAAGCCTCGGCCCAACGCCACGG GTGCTCCGACCTTGGCCCGCCTGCGTGTCGTCACGGCTCCGCCCACCTGCGTCCAAGAGTTGGCTCAAGCCTCGCCTTCGATCACCGGTAACAGCCTCGGCCGCGTCTCCGGCGTTCGGTTATCTC GCGAGACGAGCAGCCCGCGGCTGGGCGCGGACGTGGACAGCGTCCACTCGGACACGCACTTCAAGCGAG GTCGTCGCGGCGGACGTCCGACTCGCGCCGAGCAGAGCGTGACGCAGTGCGCCGTGATGGAGGACGAGAACGCGTCGCAGGCCGTCACGCGAGGGGCGGCGCTCACGCTCGTCTCGCTCTGGAAGTCGCAGTTCGACGACTCCTCGGAGACCACCGACAACGACTGGAAGCACGAGCACGCGCAG TCCCCGGAGCACCGTCAACGAGCTTCGGCGGTGTCCTCCTCGAGCAAGGAGCCTCGCACCCAACCGCCGCTGACCCACACTTCGCAGCACCACACCCACACGCAGCCCACTCTGCCTTCGCAGCCCACGCAGATCAACGTGGTCGTGCCCGGCATCAAGGAGCCCGTCGAGCCGTCTCCCGGACCGCAG GTTGAGAAGGAAAAGCCGGAGAGGGCGGAGAAGACGGAGAGCGCGAAGAAGGGGCGAAGTCGGTGCTGCCTGCACAGCGCGGGGGTGGAGAATTTCCCCAAGGTCGTCCCGCTCCTGCCCCGCAGCTGGTCCTTGCCCGCTATCG GCTCGCACGTCCGCGACATCCGGCCTCCTCTGCTCCAGCAGGCGTCCTTCGACGACGGCACCGGCGCGGCCCTGCGGTACCGGCTCGACGTCATGCGGGGCGTCGCCGCGAGGCTGGAGCCCCACGAGCCTTCGCCACGGCGGATCGTCCGCCGCGGGAGTTTGCCGGTCAGCTCGGCGTTTCCAGTCTTAGAGTCGGACGCGTCGACGGACGGTCGGAGCTTCCGTTTGAAATGCGTCGATCGATTGCAGAGCGTGTCGAATTCGGGCGGCGGCGAGGCCCCGGCGTCGGCGCCCCGAGAGGCCACCGTCTCCAGCCGCCTCGAGATCAGGGTCCGCCGCGACGACGACGCCTCGCCCCTGCACTCCG CGGTGCGCATCCAGTCGGTGGTGGTCGGAGCCAACGAGGAGGCCTCCGTGTACTACGACGCCACGGACAGGCATCGCGACAAACGGTCTTCCACTCGCAGCGCGGAGAAGAGCCGCAGCGGAACGGAGAGGCCGCGACCGGATCTGCCCGACAg AAGCGGTTCCGTGCGTCGCGACGCGAGCGGCGCAGGCGACGGATCCAGTCTCAGAGAC CGATCGGCGGGCAGCGGCTCTCGTATTCCGGTGGCCGCCGGCGCTCACCGGTTGGCCAAGTGCGCTTCTTGGAGCGGAGATCGAGATCCGCCTCCGCCCACCGTCGACGATCTCACGCCCG CGTTGCGCCGGCGCAGACAGAACTCCGATAAGTATGCGATGGATCCCGCCCGGGAACTGAACCTGCGATTCGCGAGACCGAGACATCGACCCTTCGCGCAGCCGCCCGCCAA GGCGGAGTCCAGCCGGTCGGGCTCGTCATCGTCGGGCTCCCCCCCTCCCGCGGGGAGCTCCCCGGCGCCCCCGCCCCCCGCGCCTCCCCCCACCGCACCGACCCACAACGCCGCCAGGGCCAGGCGATTCCGGCCGCTCTCCATCGCGCCCTAG
- the LOC125055294 gene encoding tau-tubulin kinase homolog Asator isoform X3: MSLVAPRRVQWDWTNSIPWEQAGCDREPYADVARHISHQSKSSSSSADTASQGSGSAEQPKPRKYEPPKQERRAEVCPARVQPNPLLRSRTLPNFGGKCSREVSRCDTSRRAHHITMATEDLLQPGHVVKERWKVMKKIGGGGFGEIYEGLDLVTQEQVALKVESARQAKQVLKMEVAVLKKLQGKEHVCRFIGCGRNARFNYVVMQLQGRNLAELRRAQPRGAFSLSTTLRLGLQILKAIDSIHSVGFLHRDIKPSNFSIGRHPSNCRRVYMLDFGLARQYTTSTGAVRPPRAAAGFRGTVRYASINAHKNKEMGRHDDLWSLFYMLVEFVNGQLPWRKIKDKEQVGLMKEKYDHRLLLKHLPSELRQFLEHVQSLEYADAPDYGMLAALLERCCKRRGIKDTDPYDWEKDSVPARARVPLQAAPELPLQPDVPDRTSRRREPDATTAAGTDTQSNLRTSPRHAHAHLNGYSATVEKAEREKEKEPEPKTTPAPSPDRHVKETSTSALASSTPGRPERQSVPPCKPRPNATGAPTLARLRVVTAPPTCVQELAQASPSITGNSLGRVSGVRLSRETSSPRLGADVDSVHSDTHFKRGRRGGRPTRAEQSVTQCAVMEDENASQAVTRGAALTLVSLWKSQFDDSSETTDNDWKHEHAQSPEHRQRASAVSSSSKEPRTQPPLTHTSQHHTHTQPTLPSQPTQINVVVPGIKEPVEPSPGPQVEKEKPERAEKTESAKKGRSRCCLHSAGVENFPKVVPLLPRSWSLPAIGSHVRDIRPPLLQQASFDDGTGAALRYRLDVMRGVAARLEPHEPSPRRIVRRGSLPSVSNSGGGEAPASAPREATVSSRLEIRVRRDDDASPLHSAVRIQSVVVGANEEASVYYDATDRHRDKRSSTRSAEKSRSGTERPRPDLPDRSGSVRRDASGAGDGSSLRDRSAGSGSRIPVAAGAHRLAKCASWSGDRDPPPPTVDDLTPALRRRRQNSDKYAMDPARELNLRFARPRHRPFAQPPAKAESSRSGSSSSGSPPPAGSSPAPPPPAPPPTAPTHNAARARRFRPLSIAP, from the exons ggAGCAGGCTGGGTGTGATCGTGAGCCGTACGCTGACGTCGCGCGGCACATCTCTCATCAATCAA AATCCTCGTCTTCGTCGGCCGACACAGCCTCACAAGGTTCCGGATCAGCAGAGCAGCCTAAACCACGCAAATATGAGCCGCCG aaacaggAGCGTCGCGCGGAGGTCTGTCCGGCGCGAGTGCAGCCCAACCCGCTGTTGAG ATCGCGGACCCTTCCCAACTTCGGCGGCAAGTGCTCCCGCGAAGTTTCCCGTTGTGACACGTCCCGTCGCGCGCATCACATCACCATGGCGACCGAAGACCTGCTGCAGCCGGGACACGTCGTCAAGGAGAGGTGGAAG GTGATGAAGAAGATAGGCGGCGGCGGCTTCGGCGAGATCTACGAGGGTCTGGACCTGGTGACGCAGGAGCAGGTGGCCCTGAAGGTGGAGTCGGCCAGGCAAGCCAAGCAGGTGCTCAAGATGGAGGTGGCCGTTCTCAAGAAGTTGCAGG GCAAAGAGCACGTGTGCCGCTTCATCGGCTGCGGAAGGAACGCTCGCTTCAACTACGTGGTGATGCAGCTGCAGGGTCGCAACTTGGCCGAACTGAGGCGGGCCCAGCCCAGGGGAGCCTTCTCCCTGTCCACGACCCTCAGGCTCGGCCTCCAAATACTCAAGGCGATAGACTCAATCCATTCGGTGGGCTTCTTGCATCGGGACATCAAGCCG AGCAACTTCAGCATCGGGCGGCACCCGTCCAACTGCCGGCGCGTGTACATGCTGGACTTCGGGTTGGCGCGCCAGTACACCACCAGCACGGGGGCCGTCAGACCTCCCAGGGCCGCGGCCGGATTCAGAG GCACGGTCCGGTACGCCTCCATAAACGCCCACAAGAACAAGGAGATGGGCAGACACGACGACCTCTGGTCGCTCTTCTACATGCTGGTCGAGTTCGTCAACGGCCAACTTCCCTGGAGGAAGATCAAGGACAAGGAACAG GTCGGTCTCATGAAGGAGAAGTACGACCACCGCCTTCTGCTGAAGCATCTTCCGTCAGAACTGCGCCAGTTCCTGGAACACGTGCAGAGTCTGGAGTACGCAGACGCCCCGGATTACGGGATGCTGGCTGCTCTCTTGGAGAGATGTTGCAAGAGACGCGGCATTAAGGATACCGATCCCTATGATTGGGAGAAAGAC AGTGTTCCCGCTCGCGCTCGAGTCCCTCTCCAGGCCGCTCCAGAATTACCGCTGCAGCCTGACGTACCGGACAGG ACGTCTCGTCGACGCGAGCCTGATGCGACGACGGCGGCGGGAACCGACACTCAAAGCAACCTGAGGACGTCGCCGAGACATGCGCACGCGCATCTCAACGGATAT TCCGCCACCGTGGAGAAAGCGGAGAGGGAGAAAGAGAAGGAGCCCGAGCCGAAGACCACTCCGGCGCCTTCCCCCGACAGGCACGTCAAG GAGACCTCGACCTCGGCCCTGGCCAGCAGCACGCCCGGCCGCCCCGAGAGGCAGAGCGTGCCGCCCTGCAAGCCTCGGCCCAACGCCACGG GTGCTCCGACCTTGGCCCGCCTGCGTGTCGTCACGGCTCCGCCCACCTGCGTCCAAGAGTTGGCTCAAGCCTCGCCTTCGATCACCGGTAACAGCCTCGGCCGCGTCTCCGGCGTTCGGTTATCTC GCGAGACGAGCAGCCCGCGGCTGGGCGCGGACGTGGACAGCGTCCACTCGGACACGCACTTCAAGCGAG GTCGTCGCGGCGGACGTCCGACTCGCGCCGAGCAGAGCGTGACGCAGTGCGCCGTGATGGAGGACGAGAACGCGTCGCAGGCCGTCACGCGAGGGGCGGCGCTCACGCTCGTCTCGCTCTGGAAGTCGCAGTTCGACGACTCCTCGGAGACCACCGACAACGACTGGAAGCACGAGCACGCGCAG TCCCCGGAGCACCGTCAACGAGCTTCGGCGGTGTCCTCCTCGAGCAAGGAGCCTCGCACCCAACCGCCGCTGACCCACACTTCGCAGCACCACACCCACACGCAGCCCACTCTGCCTTCGCAGCCCACGCAGATCAACGTGGTCGTGCCCGGCATCAAGGAGCCCGTCGAGCCGTCTCCCGGACCGCAG GTTGAGAAGGAAAAGCCGGAGAGGGCGGAGAAGACGGAGAGCGCGAAGAAGGGGCGAAGTCGGTGCTGCCTGCACAGCGCGGGGGTGGAGAATTTCCCCAAGGTCGTCCCGCTCCTGCCCCGCAGCTGGTCCTTGCCCGCTATCG GCTCGCACGTCCGCGACATCCGGCCTCCTCTGCTCCAGCAGGCGTCCTTCGACGACGGCACCGGCGCGGCCCTGCGGTACCGGCTCGACGTCATGCGGGGCGTCGCCGCGAGGCTGGAGCCCCACGAGCCTTCGCCACGGCGGATCGTCCGCCGCGGGAGTTTGCCG AGCGTGTCGAATTCGGGCGGCGGCGAGGCCCCGGCGTCGGCGCCCCGAGAGGCCACCGTCTCCAGCCGCCTCGAGATCAGGGTCCGCCGCGACGACGACGCCTCGCCCCTGCACTCCG CGGTGCGCATCCAGTCGGTGGTGGTCGGAGCCAACGAGGAGGCCTCCGTGTACTACGACGCCACGGACAGGCATCGCGACAAACGGTCTTCCACTCGCAGCGCGGAGAAGAGCCGCAGCGGAACGGAGAGGCCGCGACCGGATCTGCCCGACAg AAGCGGTTCCGTGCGTCGCGACGCGAGCGGCGCAGGCGACGGATCCAGTCTCAGAGAC CGATCGGCGGGCAGCGGCTCTCGTATTCCGGTGGCCGCCGGCGCTCACCGGTTGGCCAAGTGCGCTTCTTGGAGCGGAGATCGAGATCCGCCTCCGCCCACCGTCGACGATCTCACGCCCG CGTTGCGCCGGCGCAGACAGAACTCCGATAAGTATGCGATGGATCCCGCCCGGGAACTGAACCTGCGATTCGCGAGACCGAGACATCGACCCTTCGCGCAGCCGCCCGCCAA GGCGGAGTCCAGCCGGTCGGGCTCGTCATCGTCGGGCTCCCCCCCTCCCGCGGGGAGCTCCCCGGCGCCCCCGCCCCCCGCGCCTCCCCCCACCGCACCGACCCACAACGCCGCCAGGGCCAGGCGATTCCGGCCGCTCTCCATCGCGCCCTAG
- the LOC125055297 gene encoding GILT-like protein F37H8.5, whose protein sequence is MLLPLLVSLLTVAHARVQTVNGKIKLEIGVTSRCGDAHDFINAFAPVYEKYERFLDVEFVPWARTQRVENELRCQFGVEDCWANRVQRCVLDALPDRRSAVEYMLCEFTRPLPAYSGSYSCARAMGLRLVDVDYCVSTTGEDLDRRYEAKATEPMRIVGFVPYVVVNGVADFALSESVRLGAERVICAALGDDPSTGVDPATCPT, encoded by the coding sequence ATGCTCCTGCCGCTTCTGGTGTCTCTTCTGACCGTGGCGCACGCTCGAGTGCAGACCGTGAACGGTAAAATAAAACTGGAGATCGGCGTGACGTCGCGATGTGGTGACGCGCACGACTTTATAAACGCTTTCGCGCCCGTGTACGAGAAATACGAACGGTTCTTGGACGTGGAGTTCGTGCCCTGGGCGAGGACGCAGCGCGTCGAGAACGAGCTTCGATGCCAATTCGGAGTCGAGGACTGCTGGGCCAACCGCGTCCAGCGTTGCGTCCTCGACGCTCTGCCGGACCGACGATCGGCCGTCGAGTACATGCTCTGCGAGTTCACGCGGCCTCTGCCCGCCTACTCGGGATCGTACTCATGCGCCCGGGCGATGGGTCTGCGCCTCGTCGACGTGGACTACTGCGTCTCGACCACCGGCGAAGACCTGGACAGACGGTACGAGGCGAAAGCGACGGAGCCCATGCGGATCGTCGGCTTCGTGCCCTACGTCGTAGTGAACGGCGTGGCGGACTTCGCTCTGTCCGAGTCGGTGCGTCTGGGGGCCGAAAGGGTGATCTGTGCGGCGCTCGGCGACGATCCCTCCACGGGTGTCGATCCGGCGACCTGCCCTACCTGA